The following coding sequences lie in one Epinephelus moara isolate mb chromosome 17, YSFRI_EMoa_1.0, whole genome shotgun sequence genomic window:
- the batf2 gene encoding uncharacterized protein batf2 isoform X1, producing MSPLFMDTGYNSPVTVSDEGSNSAGLEREEGQQMGGKGRKRQEKNRDAARKSRRKQTERADELHEELQGLERSNSALKKEIAALKKDLHLYTTALERHKPLCCLKASASSSSPTTCPSVSPSADRQAGPSPPGVPPRASSSTLAPAPSLSTSLTSILGIQTPDCVESKHLSSSTPPKTATLASPISSSAEHFTSSSSVTSPYSGSFSAVPAPHSLFSESLITPRPANVRPVCTSLVSNPVPSSSLTTAAQLQSRQGPIHESSSMSATASFPPLHPGALDAFLMKQDSFLTAPSNVVPPYSHSAVQDGRLVAQGCSMNVSQLNPSQFSRNLINSSASLLPPALRDPPLQPPLAPTPTSAFALKPRSGQQVTVNPASLLSLLTVPSPLNVPQTTSSSYDRPLSQPQPPLPMLQEPSRDLSLSEFLEVNDWILSGTSYE from the exons GGGGAGCAACTCCGCTGGACTG gagagagaagaggggcAACAGATGGGAGGCAAAGGgagaaaaagacaagagaagaaCAGAGACGCTGCGAGGAAGAGCcgcagaaaacaaacagagagagcgGACGAACTTCACGAG GAGCTCCAGGGCCTGGAGCGATCCAATTCAGCCCTTAAAAAGGAGATTGCCGCGTTGAAAAAGGACCTCCACCTCTACACGACGGCTTTGGAGCGCCACAAGCCTCTCTGTTGCCTCAAAGCTTCTGCATCCAGCTCCAGCCCAACAACCTGCCCCTCAGTTTCCCCCTCGGCAGACCGTCAGGCTGGCCCCAGTCCTCCTGGAGTCCCTCCCCGAGCCTCAAGCTCAACTTTGGCTCCTGCCCCTTCACTGTCTACCTCCCTAACCTCCATCCTGGGCATTCAAACCCCTGACTGTGTTGAAAGTAAACACCTCTCATCTTCAACTCCTCCAAAGACTGCAACGTTAGCCTCACCCATCAGCTCATCTGCTGAACACTTTACTTCCTCTAGCTCTGTAACTTCTCCTTACTCCGGCTCTTTCTCTGCAGTTCCAGCTCCTCACTCTTTGTTTAGCGAATCTCTAATCACGCCGAGGCCAGCAAATGTTCGGCCTGTCTGCACAAGCCTTGTGTCAAACCCTGTACCCTCCAGCTCTCTTACCACAGCTGCTCAGCTTCAATCTAGGCAAGGCCCAATCCATGAAAGCTCCTCAATGTCCGCCACTGCTTCTTTCCCTCCACTTCATCCTGGTGCACTGGATGCCTTTCTAATGAAGCAAGACTCTTTTCTAACTGCGCCATCTAATGTAGTGCCCCCTTACTCCCATTCAGCTGTACAAGATGGACGTCTAGTAGCGCAGGGTTGCTCCATGAATGTGTCCCAGCTTAATCCAAGTCAGTTCAGCagaaatctaatcaattcaaGTGCGTCTCTTTTACCCCCAGCTCTTCGAGATCCTCCTCTTCAGCCCCCCTTAGCGCCGACACCTACCTCTGCTTTTGCCTTAAAGCCACGTTCTGGTCAACAAGTCACTGTCAATCCTGCATCTCTGCTCTCCCTGCTCACTGTCCCGAGTCCCCTTAATGTGCCTCAGACTACCTCCAGCAGCTATGACAGACCTCTCTCTCAACCTCAGCCCCCTCTACCAATGTTACAGGAGCCCTCAAGAGATCTTTCCCTTTCTGAGTTCCTGGAGGTCAATGATTGGATACTAAGTGGGACTAGTTATGAGTAG